From Carcharodon carcharias isolate sCarCar2 chromosome 21, sCarCar2.pri, whole genome shotgun sequence:
ATTTGAATTAGAGTCTGAAAGAGGGTGAGAAatttgagggaattccagagttaagCTCCATAAGTGTCATTCATCTCTTTCCAGTCTAACTCCCAGAGTAAGAGTGTCTCTGGTTATCCAACTGCTATCTGGACTCAAATCCTTTGCACTCCCACATGCTGTATTCCATTGTTAAATTTTGTTGTTATTCCCTATGGCAACAGGGCATCTAAAAATGCATAATGGAATTTATAAAATGGTCAAAGACTGGAAATCAAACTTATAATTATACTGTCAGACTTGTAAGTCAATTCATAATTAGCGCTGTTTGTATTGGATTTTGATTATAATTTACTTGAgacaggacattcagccccttgaacctgttctgcaATTCATTTAGGTCACGGATAAATAAAAtcagaatactgtggatgctggagattggaaattaaaacagaaagcgctggaaatgcttaggtcaggcagcatctgtggagagagaccaacagttaacgttttaagttgatgaccttttgtcagaactatCAAAGGTcgagagatgtaacaggtttcaaGCAACTTCAGAGGCAGGGAACAAGGGAAGGAAGGAACAAAACATCTAGGATAGACTGGAAAGCAGAAGTGCTTAAGTGACAAATGGAATGATGGTACAAGGCAGAAGTGGGTGGCAGTGGGATGAGTGAAGAAACATAGCTGACCTATATATTAACTCCATTCACCTACTTTGGCTCCATTACTGTAaatacccttacccaacaaaaatgaTCATTTGATTTACAATGAGTCTTGTTCTTTCTCCCTAGCTAGCAGACCAGTTCTGTAACGCTATTGGTGTCTTGCAGCAGTGTGCTCCTCCTGCATCATTTACAAACATCCAAACTGCCATAAACAAAGACCAGCCATCTAATCCAACTGAAGGTAAGAGCTAGTGTGTTTGGATGCCCAGAGCCtgctttttttcaaaaataaGTCATTAGAATTGTTTTGGAATTGAACCTCTATGATCTATGCAGGCTGATGAAGTCCTGTTCCACCCTTCAATCACTGACCTAAATTGGCTCACCTACTGTTTAATAtatccttatgtgacttggtgtcaaatttcttaATTACACTCTTGTAAGGTGCCTTAGTATTAATGAGTATTTtaaattatattgttaagataggtgaagggcattgtttagtTAAGTACTTAGcataaagagagactgctgggacactgggttggtaCGTAGGAAGCAGACATGTAATGCTGTATTCTGTGAATAAACCCATTATCAAGACAAGTAATATGTCTAGTTGCATAATTAACCAACTGGCTTGGATTCAAGTTAACACTTGgggtgttttactatgttaaaggtgctatataaatgcaagacgtTGTTGGAGAGCTCTCTGTCACCATGCCCAGAGTTGTCTTCCCTTGACCCTGACCTCCCTTTAAAATTGATCTTCTCGGCCTTTTGCTAACCTACCCTATCTCTACTCTTTTTGTTGTTCCTTATCGTTTGTAGCACCTTAGATGTTCACTACTTAAAAGTACAAGTTGTTACATTGCTGAATAGTCTGTGTGTCAATGTGAAAGAGCATTAATAGATACCTCAATTGGAGGAACCGTTTGTCTGGGTCAAAAGCTTGCTTGGTCAGGTCAGAAAAATTGTTTTTTAAGTGAGATGTTACCTGAGGGCACATCTGTCCAAGCCTTGTGTAGAAGTTTGTCGTTTGTCAGTATTCAgagtgcacagatttaaggtaattagcaaaagaaccagaaggaaGGTGACATTTTTTTATTAAACACATTGagttgctatgatctggaatgcattgcctaaaAGGGTGCTGGTTAAATAATTGAAGGGAAAACATTTACAAGGTTATGGGCAAGGTATAGGGTGGTTAAACAAATTAGATAATTCTTTTCAAAGAACCAACACAGACATGGCCTCATGTGCTGGAAGACCCTAAGAATTGGGTTGCCATGTTTAACCAATAAGTAACCCACTGGATTGTAAAGCCCTTTGGAATGATGTGATGGAACATTTTGTAAATGCATggtccccccactcccccttcatTGGGCCTTTCATGCCGGGCTTGTATTTTAAAATCTGTTCTCACCTGGCCTGTATATTTCCCCACAGAGTATGCACAGCTTTTTGCTGCACTGATTGCGCGAACTGCAAAAGACATTGACGTGTTAGTTGACTCATTGCCGAGTGAAGAATCGACAGCAGCATTGCAGGTAAGTGTGAAGGGTCACCTGTGAAATTCTGCCATTGCAAGCTTGATTAATGATGGAGCAAGGATGGTATTTGTGGGGAAAACACATTTGGCAAGGTACATaccaacatacgaattaggagcaggaataggccgctcagcctctcgagcctgctccaccattcaataagatcatggctgatctgattttaaccacatattcctgcctacccgcGATAACCTTTtgccctcttgcttatcaagaatctatctatctctgtcttaaaggtattcaaggactctgcctcaaacACCTTTTTGAAGAAGAGAATTCTGAAGTCtctcaactctctgagagaaaattttttccttcatctctgtcctaaatgggcaaccccttattttgaaacagtgaccccgagcTTTAGATTTTTCCAcaggaggaaatatcctttccacattcactgtcaagtcccctcaggacctttatatgtttcaatcaagtcacgtcTTCTAAACACCAGCAAATACaaccctagcctgtccaacctttcctcataaggttaCCTGCCCAATTCcgatattaatctagtaaaccttctctgaactgctaatgcatttatactcttcattaaataaggagaccaatactgtgcactgtactctagatgtggtctcaccaacgccttgtataactgaagcataccctcCCTACTcctgtattcaattctcctcataATAAAcgaataacattccattagctttactgattacttgctgcacctgcatactaacctttttcaattgcatgcactaggacatccagatccctctgcatctcagttctgcagtctctcagataatagtttagataatatgcctgtTTGTCATTCATCCTGCCGAAATGGGCAACCTTACACTTTCCTActctatactccatttgccagatctttgcccactcacctaacctatctatattgttTTGTAGCCTCGTTACAtgcttttcacaacttactttcctatctaactttgtgccatcagcaaatttagcaaccataccatcggtcccttcatccaagtcatttatgtaactgtacagagttgaggccccagcactgatccctgtggcacaccactcgtcacatcctgccaacctgaaaatgagccatttatgcctattctctgcttcctgttagctaatcaatcttctatccatgccaatatgttaaccctactcaatgagcttttattttccacaataacctttgatgatcaaatgccttcttaaaatcTAAACAGTACATCCACCGTTTTCCCCTTTAACCACAGcaagtgactccttcaaagaacaccaataaattggttaaatatgattttcctttcacagaagttgactctgcctgattaccatgAATTTGTCTAATAATAGCTtgtaatattttccctatgacagatgttaggctaactggcctgtagtttcccgctttctgtctccctccctttttgaataaaggagttacatttgctatttttcaatctaatggaaccttccctgaatctagtgaattttggaaaattaaaaccaacccaTCAACTATCTcaatagccacttctttcaagaccctaggatgaaacccATCGCTACCAGGGGGCTTGtcaacctgcagctccaacaatttgcaaagtatcacttccctggtgattgtaattttcttgatttccttcctcccttccaattcctgatttgcagctatttctgggatattgcTTGTAtcgtctatagtgaagaccgatgcaaagtaccaacacaaactggaggaacagcacctcctcttccgattaggcactttacagccttctggacttaacattgagctcaacaacatcaggccatgaactctgtcctccaccctcaccccctttttctaatccccttttttctacattcacttCTATttcttatccacttatttttatttttattcatttttatctgtggttttataccattttctgtcctttttttccctcactactgaggccccccatcccctacagggccatcttgttacttgttccatcttgttacttgttccatgttgttctttcatacAATGTTATCTTTGTTCTGCTGTTATTGttttcttatctttatgccactatcagcaccttttttagtgcTAACCactagttcatgacatctttgtcaatccctcctttgtccccacctatcgttggccttctatccagctccacctgccccaccccccttaaacactataaatttcatcacatttccacttctcttcagctctgaagcagggtcatacggactcgaaacgttaactctgtttctctctccacagatgcttccagacctgctgagtttttccagcattttctgttcttgatgCAAGgtacctattcaattcatctgccattttccttgttttccattattaattccccaggcttACTTTCTATAAGACcagcactcactttgttaactttttttttaaatatctataaaaactcttattgtctgtctttatatttctagctatctttctctcatattctaatttttccctcattaatcttttagtcattctttgctttttttttaatattctatccaatcttctgatctgccacccatctttgcacaattacgtgctttttatttaaatttaatactatctttaacttttttagttaacctcaGATGGTGGATCCTCCATTTGGAATTTTTCTTGTTGGAccgtatctattctgtgtattctgaaatatctccttaaatgtctgccactgcatctctagtgatctatcccttaatctaaattgccagttcactttcgctagccctgctttcatgccctcgtaattgcccttatttaggcTTAAATTGCTAATGTTAGACCCGTcttcactccctcaaactgaatgtaaaattcaatcatattatgatcactgctgtcTAGGGGCACCTTCATGATGAGGTCatgaattaatcctgtctcactgCGCAATACTAGGTcgagaatagcctgctccctggctggctccagaacgtgctgatctaagaaattatcccacaAGCATTCTGTGAATTTGTCGTCTATGTTGCCTTTGCCCATCTGTTTATTCCagactatatgtagattaaaatcccccgtgATAATCACCGTACCTTTTTGACAAGttcccactatttcttctttgataccctgtcctaccatgtgattactgttagggggcctgtacatcactcccacaagcaATTTCTCtaaccaaactgcttctacatcctggatTCCGGCACTTAGGCCATCCCTCTCTATTATGTTAATGTCGTctttaactaacagagccacccctccaccttttcctaacttcctgtccctCCTAAAAATCTCATACCCTTCaatgttcaggtcccaatctatcccatcctgcagccatgcctcTATAATGGCTATTGGACCAaacttatttatctctatttgcagatcatctgttttgtttcgaatgttaCATgcgttcagatacagagccttaagtTATGTCCTTgtgttatttttgtaacctctagccttgtCTGTTGTTTTACTCTTAGACTTgtgctctctgtcccttcctgtcatagtCTTACTTATCATTTCCCAAATTAGTAtcttcctctcttaccttgtctctactctttaatGTACCACCTCTTctcacatttgatcccttgcccacaCGATTTAGTTTATAACCCTTTAGCTTCCCTAGTTAGGTGATTTGCAAGTTCACTcaccccagcatggttcaggtgtagaccatcccaatggtacagcctccTTTCCCCAGTATTGATGCCAGTGCCCTACGAACTGGAGGAAACTTCTCCCATTCCAGCCTTTGAGCCactcattcatctctctaatcttattcacCCTGTTTGCTAATTTGCACATGGCTatggattattacctttgaggctctgcttcttaatttggtacctagctcctcatactgactatgcagaacctcattccttatcctacctatgtcataggtaccaacatggaccctgacaactggatcccccctcccactgcaaattcctctcctgCCCTGAACAGATGTCCTGAAGCCtgacaccgggcaggcaacacagccttctgggacacttggtctttgctgcagagaacattggcaatccccctcactatacggtcccctactaccactacattcctgtttactTCCCCTGATTGAATAGCTTCCTGTACTATGGTgtcatggccagcctgctcattcaccttgcagacctcgctttggtccacacaggttgtgagcacctcaaacctgtttgacaattgcaaagcctgaggctcgTCCCCTACTGTCTGTTCAGCCCCTTTACCTGCTTCACTCAAGGTCATATCCTCCTGTTACTCACTGCTaatcaaaacagatgaccctggcATGTGTGAGGCAACAGGTATACAAGGGATTTTCACACACCCATCTTGAATTGTAGTTCTGATCTAGGTAATTCTTTTGAAAAATTACGTGTTTACAGGACAGAAATGGGAAATTCATTCCAACTGGTCAATGCTTCACGAGAACCTCTTCCAGCCTTCTGGCCCTATTATACTCTcctattcatttctccctcatgcttatctagcttcatgcatatctagcttccccttaaacatGCCTATGCTATTCACTCCAACTACTCACTGTGGTAGTGAGTTGGACTTCTCACCAATctcctgggtaaagaagtttcttccgaattccctattggatttagtAGTGACCATCTTATACTGTGACCCTGAGTTTTGCCCTTATCAAGTCATATTCTATATGACTGGTGGTAAATTGTCCCTCATCGTCCATCTGGAGCTTGGACACAGTTGACCAACCGCACCATCCTCCTCCAGTACTTGCTCTCTGTTCTTGAATCAGTGGAACTGCACTcctctggttccattcttatctattgaatcatagccagagagtcacctgcaatggtttctctcCCCTCTTGTGCACAATTAACCACTGGAGTCTTCAATGATCTAAACTTAGCTTCTTTTATTGCTCATCTGCATGTTTCTCTGCCCGCACTCCCCTTCCCATGACATCTTTTGAAAACAAGTCAAATTTCATGTGTACTGACTCACCGCCATAAACCATTGACCCCTTCACCGTATCTGATTTGACTTGGGTGAGAAGGTGTTTCCTGCAGCTAAAtgttggaaagactga
This genomic window contains:
- the med21 gene encoding mediator of RNA polymerase II transcription subunit 21, which codes for MADRLTQLQDAVNSLADQFCNAIGVLQQCAPPASFTNIQTAINKDQPSNPTEEYAQLFAALIARTAKDIDVLVDSLPSEESTAALQAASLRQLEEENHEAAALLEEVVYRGDMLLEKIQSALADIAQSQLGTRSNGRSQHVPES